The segment attaaattacaagatatgagcccgttgcattgatgttttaatttaataaaaatcataaaagaataaatcattttattacagttttatgattgttttttgcatatgttttttgagctttattttataattaaagcTCGTTTTTCCAtataagttcaagttaatatatgtattttataatcatggtgcatagatgaattgttataaGTTTTGTACAtaggattagagaaaatactatgcctaaacgtttaaactgaacacaaccttaagtttttttttttttttttttttttttttctcgattagtgtatttgactttcatttctttttacttttcattcaatttcttatttaaggtttttttttttcaaaaaaaaaaccttaaataagaaattgaatgaaaagtaaaaagaaatgaaagtcaaatacacTAATCGAGTCAATGATaacattatacatgtttttatgtactaatttaatgttttattaaataaatctttaaagttttattttgctagaaattaaaaaaaacattttattttataaatcctttttttatttacagtaaaaaaataatattaaatactcttttacaattttgtttaagattttagaaaaaaacaattactgtcatataacctattacgattatcttctctttagaatttcagaaaaaaaaaattgctatcaaataattatttttagttatttaatatataattttaaaatttgtattaatactaattttgtatttttttgttaattaaaaaaaatttagtatcatgttcatcatcagatactcttttaaaattattatcaaataaatttttacaattctctttggttaggacttaaaaagattatacaaatttcttttgtttaggatttttttataaaaaacaaaaacaactatcaaatattcttttacggTTTTTTAGgacattagaaaaaaaaataatattatataatcttttacaattatattttgtctaggattagaaaaatataatttctattaaataattatttccatctaatataattttcttttaaagtttccaatttcgaaatttgttttttcaaaatcattaatatttttaaaatttttcttggtaattaaataattttactatcatgtttatcatttttttaagtaaaaattattattaaataaaattttacaattctctatggtcatgtttatcatttttttatcattcacaatctaattattttagttgaCACATGCCACAATCATATCagataaaatttttgaagttaattttggtttatattttttaacacaaaattattaaaaagtaaagttagttaattataagaaaaataagattcattttatatttttattttatttatacttttaaaaggaaaactaattatttgataattattttttattttatattttatacagctattttagttttaatagaaaaaaatctgttaaattatttatatattttgtcttatacagAAAAATACATGTCATAATATtttgcaattatttttttattagaattttaaaaaaggaaaattattattaaataatatttataattactttttaataaaattcgtttttgttaatatcttagtatatatatatttttaattacgagatagattaacacatgtaccaatcttaaatatataattgtcatgTGTCACGATCATCTTAATTAACAACTTTGAAAAAccaaacatatcaaaataacaaatacataaatttaaaatcagtattttttttctcaaacccCTTAAAAAGaactagaataaaaaaaaatcaaagtatcTTTAGTAGCTTTTCATGAGTTTGACAGCCACATGTAGCTAACAAAATCCACCCAACAGTAAAATAACTTGTGGGTAATATCGGTCGCAAGTTGGGTGATTACCATTTGTGCCTGATCCTAATTAACTttagtaaagttttttttttcattcgcacattattttcaattttcttatTCATAATATACTAACTCCACTGCCGTGATAtctgtattttaaaatacaaatctaataaaaaaattataacttaatTTGTACAATTCATTGATATGTTAccttaaatattaatcaactgAGATTAGTTTCGTTTCTTAGTGTTTCCAGTAAtctaataaaaagagaaaaaactcGTAACATGTTTAATAGATTAGTCATTTTACACTTGTCATAATCccataaaatgaaaataaatacattgccatttttctttaaatcaaGTTGAacagaaaagagaaaaattatATTGACATATTTGgagaaaataatgatatttttaatttttggactGGATCATCATTTTAACTAGACGTTTAACTAAATATGGATTTTCGAAGTCTGAATCCTAGTTTTTTATTGGCAATTTAAATGAGATTACAGAAAACCATGAAAAGGAGAGTGGATCCTTAAGTGCGGATTCATTTGttccttttaataatatgataaagAATAGTGGATTACTGGAGTTCCCTAAGATGTCCTGGCGAGAGAGAAGAGGTAAAGGAAAAGGGGCAGTAACGGTCAGATGTCGCCTAGATAGGGCACTAGCTAATGAGGAATGGCACACACTATTCCCTTCCTCTCATACAGAATATTTAGGAATGGTGGCATCGGATCATCGTCCAGTGGTGGCTTACCTAGATGATAAAGTTCTCAGAAGAAAAATCCAATTTagatttgataagagatgggttGGACGGGAAGGTCTTATGGAATCAATTACAATGGGGTGGTCAGATTATAATGAAGGAACTGAAAATGGTATAGTGGAAAAGATTAGTAATTGTCGCCACGAAATAGCCAAATGACggaaaaataatccaccttATAGGGAATAAAAGATTACAGATTTACAGAAAGCTCTCAAAGAGGTACAAACAGATAACACTAGGTCTCAGGAGGATATTCTGGAGGTATCCAGAAAGTTACAAGAGgcatataaggatgaagaagactATTGGCATAAGAAAAGTaggaatatgtggtattcatctggaGATCTCAACACAAAATTTTACCACGCTTTAACTAAGCAGAGAAGGGTACGTAATAGGATTGTCGGGTTACATGATGCAGCGGGAAATTGGATCACAGAGGATAATGGAGTAGAAAAAGTGGCAGTGGACTATTTTGAAGAACTATTTAGTACCACCTCCCCATCGGAGTTTGATAGTTTCCTCTCAGAGGTAACGTCGGGTATTACTCCTCAGAAGAATCAACGATTATTGAGGATAGCGACTGAGGAGGAGGTCAGAGAGGCtctgtttatgatgcatccagagaaagCACCAGGGCCGGATGGCATGACAACTCTCTTTTTTCAACATTcatggcatattattaagaatgatttggtcgagatggtgaataattttctgGTTTCTGAAGAAATGTAttcaaggttaaatattactaatatctgTACGATTCCAAAGACGGAGaggcctacaaggatgacggagCTGCGGCCAATCAGTCTTTGTAATGTaggatataaaattatttcgatGGTTTTGTGTCAACGATTGAAAATATACCTACCCTCCCTTGTCTCAGAAACtcaatcggcatttgtggcaGGCCGTTTGAtctctgataatattcttatagcccaggaaatgtttcatggattacggaCTAATAAAGCGTGTAAAGGAAAGTATATGGCAGTCAAAATGGACatgagtaaagcgtatgatagGATAAAATGAGAATTTATTAAGGCACTACTACATAAGATGGGTTTTCATCATCATTGGATTAAATTAATGCTGGAGTGCATATCATCGGTCAAATACAAGGTCCTACTAAATGACCAACCACAGGGTCTCATTGTGCCACATAgaggtttacgtcaaggagatccgtTATCtccctatttatttattttgtgtactGAGGCTTTGATTGCAAATATTAAGAAGGCGGAGAAAGGGAAACAATTAACAGGAATTAAGGTAGCCAGGACATGCCCATCGATTTTCCAtttgctttttgcggatgatagtcttttcttttgtaaagctcaaaaaGAAGAGAGTTATACTATTCtaaggattttaaaggaatacgaGGTGGTCTCAGGTCAACTAATAAACTTTGATAAGTCTTCGATTCAAGTTGGGGACACGATTGAGGAATCGGTCAGACAGGAgttaagagatattttgggcATTCAGAATTTGGAAGGAATGAGATATTATTTAGGACTGTCAAAAAATCTTGGGGGCTAGAAGATACAAGTATTTAGCTTCGTGCAGGATCGTCTAAATAATAGGATCAATAGTTGGACCTTTAAGTTTTTCACAAAAtgaggaaaggaagtgatcattaaatcagtgGTTACGGTACTGCCTAATCATACGATGTCTTGCTACCGTTTACCTAAGGCAACCACACAAAAATTGACAAGTGCGgtagcacaattttggtggagttctAGGAGTAGTACAAGAGGgttgcattggaaatcatgggataaagtgTGTGCCAGTAAGGAAGATGGTGGTTTAGGTTGTAAAGATATAACTGATTTTAAAACAGCAATGtttggtaaacagttatggaGGCTGATAGAGAAGTCaaacactttattttctcgagtgtttaaaggtcggtattacaggaatgcttcacccctggaaccgattcgttcatattctccgtcatatggctggcggagtattgtatctgctagatctctggtaagcaaaggattaatcaaaagggtgggaacaggatcctctatatctgtatggaacgatccttggctcccaaccactcgcccgagaccagccaataaaaatcaacacaatttgtACCCAGACCTTACAATGGGCTCTCTCATTGATTCTACTTTGCGAAGATGGAATTCGCAGGTACTTCGGGCTTTGGTAGACCCACAGgatgtgaaaatcatagaaagtataccactgagCAGAGCTCAGATGGTAGATACGGAGGGATGATATTTCACAAACAATAGAAAATTTTCGGCTAAATCATGATATCAAGTAGAAAGGATCTACCCGGATAGGGAAAGACCACCATTATTGATTGGACCCACAGTTGATGCTCAGAAGGCATTttgctggaaaatacggtgtccaccgaaaattaaacattttctatggcaattggtgacaggGTGCGTTGCAGTCAAGAAGAATTTGCAAGCACGGGGGATGcaaggagatatatgttgtgcaagatgtggagcggacgaggaatcgatcaaccaaatgttttttaatgtcctccagcacttcaggtttgggctctctcaAAGATTCCAACAAATCCAAACATTTTCCCAACAAGCTCCCTcttcacaaatatggatcatctcttaTGGAGAGTTTTTCcacagatggaggatcatcagtttgcatggatactatgttATACTATGTTACATTTGGAAgggaagaaaaaataaagtttttagtaaccTGGATATGGATCCTCGGGATACCCTTAAACTGGCAGCAACATAATCTACACTTTGGGCTGAGACACTGATTTTGAATGAACAGAATACGGTCCCACAGGATACGGTTACGACTCTCCCGTCAATTTccggaagatggtgtttcacagatggatCCTGGAAGGAGGAAGATATTTTCTCTGGCCAAGGCTGGTTTAGTACTTTAGAGGGATTTGAGAGTTTGatgggggcaaggaatgtacgGGCTACTCTATCTCCCcttcatgcagagatggaagtgCTACTATGGACTATGGAATGCATAAGAAACTTACGataatttcaggttacgtttgcaacggattgttctcaattggtgaagttggttttggaaccagaagaatggccagcttttgcaagttatttggaagatattaagagCCTGAAAGCAAGTTTTCTCCgttcagagattatctatgtaccaaggacgcaaaatacaaaggcgaataacctagcacgcagtgtcaggaagcAAACGTCTTTTGTCGtccacatggatcaagatcacCCGGTGTGgattacagagtcaatatgagtctgtaaaaatgttgacaaaaaaagaagaagatatttttaatatccaTCTCGTCTATAAAAGACAAGCTTGGTCTAAGATCACAACTCATTCAGAAGCATCTTTCCTTCACAAGCTTTCCATCAGAAAAAAGAATAGGCAAAAATGTTCATCGAAAGCTTCAAGGTTGAATCTCCAAACGTGAAGTACACAGAGAATGAGATTCATTCAGTGTACGACTACCAAACCACTGAGCTCGTTCACGAGAGCAAAAATGGTGTGTATCAATGGACCGTACTGAAGCCAAAAACCGTAAAATACGAGTTTAAGACCGACACTCATGTTCCCAAACTTGGGTATGTGTTCTTCTCTAGTTCTCGGCCTTAGATTAATAATTGTATCATACGGTTTATCTATTTTTCTTGTATATTGTCAAACGATGTTTGTGCTTTAATTTGTCTAAACTTATTTTGGCAGAGTAATGCTGGTTGGTTGGGGAGGGAACAATGGTTCTACTCTTAGGGTGTGACCGGTAACCATCATGGGAACAATATGAACGGATAGGAAAGGAATGAGtaggaataaaattttaggaatgaCGAGGAATGGttcattatcaaaattaatgaaaaattgatttgttctataattctctacaaataAAGGAATAAagaggaatgaaaaggaaaacatattcTTCATGAATGGTAAAAATTTTAAGGAATGTTAAGGAACATAGTGTTCCTCATCATTCCCTTGGTCACCAGTCACACCCatagagcatctttatcgcaTAAAAAAAAGGGTTCTTGTGGCCTGGTCCCACAGAAATTGGAGATATACGGTTCTTCTGTATGCAAAATAAGATACGTGTTTTGTTCGTTTAGCATCTTTATCGCATAAAAAAAGGGGTTTTTGTGGTTTGGCCCCACAGAAATTAGAGATATACGGTTCTTTTGTATGCAAAATAAGAAACGTGTTTTATTCgtttttgcactgttcgcggactCCACTAACACGTGACACTGCGCGGttgatttccatttttttttaaatcaaaaaaaaaaaaatttaagaaatcttTAGTGGGTTTCAGGGATAACAATGCTCTTACCCTGTCGATTTCCTTGTCGGCGCTGGTATCAAAGTATGTAttagtagaagaagaaaaatttcttaAACATTTAATGTATCCTAATTGCATTTATATGATATAGCCAACGTCGATAGTGAGCTACAATCACCTTGGGAACAACGACGGCATGAATTTGTCGGCGCCGCAAACATTCCGATCAAAGGAGATATCACAGAGCAACGTTGTCGACGATATGGTTGCTAGCAACGGAATTTTGTTCGAGTCCGGTGAACATCCTGACCATGTTGTCGTCATTAAGgtgattaattatatttaacttaATAACTATTAATCATGTTTACGATTTTACAAGTTCAtcttttatcatttaaaataccTTCCAGGaagtgaaccaaaaaaaaaaaaaaaataccttccagaaattttttttccaaaaacaacACAACTTACATAGGCAGGCTAACTTTTCAAAATTGTAGAAGGTCAGTtctttatttcttatgttttgctggtttttttgtttatttggcCAACTTAATTGTATgtttctctataatattattgaaCGAAAGTGTATTATTTTCTATACTTTAAAAAGTTATGGAAATTTAAATGTTccatttaaatgtatatatatgaaacttataggaaagttagaatatatacATAACGAATGCCTTGGATGGTGTTACAGTATGTGCCGTACGTAGGAGACAGCAAGAGAGCAATGGACGAGTACACATCAGAGATATTCATGGGAGGGAAGAACACAATTGTGATGCACAACACTTGTGAAGACTCAGTCTTGGCTGCTCCTATCATTTTGGACCTTGTTCTCCTCGCAGAACTCACCACTAGGATCCAGTTCAAGGCCGAATATGAGGTTTGTTATTGTCTTGGTTGCTCATTGATTTGGTCATGTTAATATAATATTCCGACTTAGGCATATATTTGCTTGTTTGTGTCTGCATTTGTGTTTAGGTTTATATTTGTTTCAAGTAGTTATTGTCCAAAAATGTGTGTTAAAACAGTCTACTAATTTGATTTGTTGGgagcttttttttgttgttgcagggAAAGTTCCATTCTTTCCATCCGGTGTCTACCATCCTAAGTTACCTCTCGAAGGCACCAATGGTAAGCCAAACGAAGCAAACATCGCGCCGTTTTCTGAGGTTAATAAATAACTGAATTTTATTGAATCGAATACAGGTCCCACCCGGCACGCCAGTTGTGAACGTTTTGTCAAAACAGCGTGCAATGCTTGAGAACATAGAGCTTGtccgacttttttttttttttttttgactaaaagctttcttatttaaaacaaaaaacaaaaaatgtttactGTTAGGAGAGTCAAAAATAGGAGGAGGAGccgttttcgttgaaaatataaaagatgtggggcacgttgcactatttgcacaataaatttcttttctatatatatgatcgatttcgatcatttGAAAACGCATGATACACTCTTCTCTTCCCTCtgtaataatctttctatcagtgttataaattctacgggtataaattttgcccttatttaaattcttgcgatacaataaaattccagttcttttcataacacgttatcagcacgatcactctgcgattcgaaATGGATCATAATGCTAATGGAGCAAAATCCAAGAAACGGATTCGTGAAATAtgcataccagatagtggaacaacgcacactattctgagacaaaatagatatttctctaatataaaaccgacaagaattgtcgtcaatacaatatcaggtcctgcagacgtgattgaaggaactggtaaagcaaactttactttaccgaatggaacaaaattttccataaataatgctctatattctccaagttctaaaaggaatttgttgagttttaaagacatatatcttcacggatatgatactcagtctgcaactgaggatggaaagaaatacatgtatgtaacttctgagaaatgtggcagaaaacacatattggaaaagtttNNNNNNNNNNNNNNNNNNNNNNNNNNNNNNNNNNNNNNNNNNNNNNNNNNNNNNNNNNNNNNNNNNNNNNNNNNNNNNNNNNNNNNNNNNNNNNNNNNNNNNNNNNNNNNNNNNNNNNNNNNNNNNNNNNNNNNNNNNNNNNNNNNNNNNNNNNNNNNNNNNNNNNNNNNNNNNNNNNNNNNNNNNNNNNNNNNNNNNNNNNNNNNNNNNNNNNNNNNNNNNNNNNNNNNNNNNNNNNNNNNNNNNNNNNNNNNNNNNNNNNNNNNNNNNNNNNNNNNNNNNNNNNNNNNNNNNNNNNNNNNNNNNNNNNNNNNNNNNNNNNNNNNNNNNNNNNNNNNNNNNNNNNNNNNNNNNNNNNNNNNNNNNNNNNNNNNNNNNNNNNNNNNNNNNNNNNNNNNNNNNNNNNNNNNNNNNNNNNNNNNNNNNNNNNNNNNNNNNNNNNNNNNNNNNNNNNNNNNNNNNNNNNNNNNNNNNNNNNNNNNNNNNNNNNNNNNNNNNNNNNNNNNNNNNNNNNNNNNNNNNNNNNNNNNNNNNNNNNNNNNNNNNNNNNNNNNNNNNNNNNNNNNNNNNNNNNNNNNNNNNNNNNNNNNNNNNNNNNNNNNNNNNNNNNNNNNNNNNNNNNNNNNNNNNNNNNNNNNNNNNNNNNNNNNNNNNNNNNNNNNNNNNNNNNNNNNNNNNNNNNNNNNNNNNNNNNNNNNNNNNNNNNNNNNNNNNNNNNNNNNNNNNNNNNNNNNNNNNNNNNNNNNNNNNNNNNNNNNNNNNNNNNNNNNNNNNNNNNNNNNNNNNNNNNNNNNNNNNNNNNNNNNNNNNNNNNNNNNNNNNNNNNNNNNNNNNNNNNNNNNNNNNNNNNNNNNNNNNNNNNNNNNNNNNNNNNNNNNNNNNNNNNNNNNNNNNNNNNNNNNNNNNNNNNNNNNNNNNNNNNNNNNNNNNNNNNNNNNNNNNNNNNNNNNNNNNNNNNNNNNNNNNNNNNNNNNNNNNNNNNNNNNNNNNNNNNNNNNNNNNNNNNNNNNNNNNNNNNNNNNNNNNNNNNNNNNNNNNNNNNNNNNNNNNNNNNNNNNNNNNNNNNNNNNNNNNNNNNNNNNNNNNNNNNNNNNNNNNNNNNNNNNNNNNNNNNNNNNNNNNNNNNNNNNNNNNNNNNNNNNNNNNNNNNNNNNNNNNNNNNNNNNNNNNNNNNNNNNNNNNNNNNNNNNNNNNNNNNNNNNNNNNNNNNNNNNNNNNNNNNNNNNNNNNNNNNNNNNNNNNNNNNNNNNNNNNNNNNNNNNNNNNNNNNNNgagaaagaagagatacttggtccggaagtaccatatctaagtgcaattggagcgctgatgtaccttgcaaattgtacacggcctgatatatcatttgctgtgaatcttttggcaagattcagctcatctccaactcgaagacattggaatgggattaaacatgtttttcgttacctccaagggaccattgatttaggcttgttttatcctaaaagttcaaaaggtcaaatggttggttttgcagatgcaggatatctttcagatccacacaaagcccgatcgcaaacaggatacgtttttacgatcggaggcactgctatatcttggcgttctcagaaacaaacgcttgtggctacttcttcaaatcatgctgagatcattgcactccatgaagcaagtagagaatgtgtttGGCTGAGATCAAtgagccgacacatctgttcaagcagcgggattgacgaaaatacggagccaactattctatatgaagataatgcagcatgtgttgctcaaacaaaggacggatatattaaaagcgatagaacgaagcatattcatccgaagttcttctcatacactcaagagctcgtgaagaagaaagagattgaagtaagatatgtccaatcatgcgacaatgcagctgacctcttcacaaaatcacttccgacttcggtattcagaaaacacatccacaacattggaatgcgtcatcagaaggatctatgactgctcattcgagggggagcttacgtagttgtactctttttaccttactatggtttttcccatagggttttcctagaatggtttttaacgaggcaacaaagacgttaagcaaGAGCGGATAGTGATACCggccccaagggggagtgttacgaaagtcaaaaataGGAGGAGGAGccgttttcgttgaaaatataaaagatgtggggcccgctgcactatttgcacagtaaatttattttctatatatatgatcgatttcgatcatttGAAAACGCATGattcactcttctcttccctctgtaataatctttctatcagtgttataaattctacgggtataaattttgtccttatttaaattctcgcgatacaataaaattccagttcttttcataacattTACAAGCATATTAGCTCTAGTCCTACCGGTTAGTTAAGGTAAACTCATATTTGAAACCTATATTCCAAGATCAGAGTGGTCCAAGGGCCAAAAGTTCAGAAGAGCCCACATGAACTCTAAGAAGAAGACGGATGTGGGAGAGATGGTTGAGGTTCTGTGGAAAACCACAATTTCATGGTTCTAGATGAAGTGATCGGTGATTGCTGGCGATAGCTAAGCATGCGATCCTTAATCTGGCGGTAGATGAGGGGGAGGAGGGAATCCGTTGACCGGAAGTGACGGTTATG is part of the Brassica oleracea var. oleracea cultivar TO1000 unplaced genomic scaffold, BOL UnpScaffold00975, whole genome shotgun sequence genome and harbors:
- the LOC106320603 gene encoding inositol-3-phosphate synthase-like, with the translated sequence MFIESFKVESPNVKYTENEIHSVYDYQTTELVHESKNGVYQWTVLKPKTVKYEFKTDTHVPKLGVMLVGWGGNNGSTLRSYPVDFLVGAGIKPTSIVSYNHLGNNDGMNLSAPQTFRSKEISQSNVVDDMVASNGILFESGEHPDHVVVIKYVPYVGDSKRAMDEYTSEIFMGGKNTIVMHNTCEDSVLAAPIILDLVLLAELTTRIQFKAEYEGKFHSFHPVSTILSYLSKAPMVPPGTPVVNVLSKQRAMLENIELVR